A genomic stretch from Colwellia sp. Arc7-635 includes:
- the pepA gene encoding leucyl aminopeptidase, producing MEFSVKSGSPEKQRSACIVVGVFEPRRLSAIAEQLDEISEGYISNLLRRGDLEGKSGQMLLLHHVPNILSERVLLVGCGKERELDERQYRQIISKTINTLNETGSMEAVCFLSELHVKGRDTYWKVRQAIEATQDCLYSFNSLKTRKEEPRRPLRKIVFNVPTRRELPIGERAVNHALAIAEGITTCKNVANMPPNICNPAYLAEQARILDNDYDNVTTEIVDEKQMEELGMGSYLAVGRGSVNESLMSIIKYNGAGDDSKPLVLVGKGLTFDSGGISLKPGAGMDEMKYDMGGAAGVLGAMHALAELQLPINVIGVLAGCENMPSSNAYRPGDILTTMSGQTVEVLNTDAEGRLVLCDALTYVERFDPELVIDVATLTGACVVALGAHATGLLSSHNPLAHELLNASEQSGDRAWRLPLWDDYQDQLESPFADFTNLGGKEAGTITAACFLARFTKKYNWAHLDIAGTAWRGGKNKGSTGRPVSMLTQFLLNRAGAEQGE from the coding sequence ATGGAGTTCAGTGTAAAGAGTGGCAGTCCAGAAAAGCAACGTAGCGCCTGTATTGTCGTCGGTGTTTTCGAACCACGTCGTTTGTCGGCGATCGCTGAGCAACTAGATGAAATCAGCGAAGGCTATATCAGCAACTTATTACGTCGTGGCGATCTTGAAGGAAAGTCAGGGCAAATGTTGTTGTTACATCACGTGCCAAATATTCTTAGCGAACGCGTATTATTAGTGGGTTGTGGTAAAGAACGTGAATTGGACGAGCGCCAGTACCGTCAAATTATCAGCAAAACCATTAATACTTTAAATGAAACAGGCTCAATGGAAGCCGTATGTTTCTTATCTGAATTACATGTTAAAGGCCGCGATACCTATTGGAAAGTGCGCCAAGCTATTGAAGCAACGCAAGACTGTTTATATAGTTTTAACAGTTTAAAAACACGTAAAGAAGAGCCTCGTCGCCCTTTACGCAAAATTGTTTTCAACGTGCCAACCCGTCGTGAATTACCGATTGGTGAACGCGCTGTTAATCATGCATTAGCAATTGCTGAAGGTATTACGACCTGTAAAAACGTCGCTAACATGCCACCAAACATTTGTAATCCTGCTTATTTAGCTGAACAAGCTCGAATTCTGGATAACGATTACGACAATGTTACCACTGAAATTGTTGACGAAAAGCAAATGGAAGAACTCGGCATGGGTTCATATTTAGCCGTTGGTCGTGGTTCAGTAAACGAATCACTGATGAGCATTATTAAATATAATGGTGCCGGTGATGATTCAAAACCATTGGTATTAGTCGGTAAAGGATTAACTTTTGACAGTGGCGGAATTTCATTAAAACCAGGCGCAGGCATGGATGAAATGAAATACGACATGGGTGGTGCTGCAGGTGTTTTAGGTGCCATGCATGCACTTGCTGAACTGCAATTACCGATTAATGTTATTGGCGTTTTAGCGGGCTGTGAAAACATGCCAAGCAGTAATGCATATCGTCCAGGTGATATTCTCACTACGATGTCAGGCCAAACAGTTGAAGTACTTAATACTGATGCCGAAGGCCGTTTGGTGTTATGTGACGCATTAACCTATGTGGAACGTTTTGATCCTGAATTGGTGATTGATGTTGCTACCTTAACAGGTGCTTGTGTTGTCGCTTTAGGCGCACATGCAACCGGTTTACTTAGTAGCCATAACCCATTGGCTCACGAGTTACTTAATGCTTCAGAGCAAAGTGGCGATAGAGCATGGCGTTTACCATTATGGGATGATTACCAAGATCAACTTGAAAGCCCATTTGCTGATTTCACCAATTTAGGTGGTAAAGAAGCTGGTACTATTACTGCTGCTTGTTTCTTAGCACGCTTTACCAAGAAATATAACTGGGCGCATTTAGACATTGCAGGTACAGCATGGCGCGGCGGCAAGAATAAAGGTTCAACAGGTCGTCCGGTAAGCATGTTAACGCAATTTTTATTAAATCGTGCTGGCGCTGAGCAAGGCGAATAG
- a CDS encoding OsmC family protein — MTDLTKPFADINAIRDTQEAVRKQPELGKVTFKVSGKSTGGLSLLSQTGSLIQNGEADKSRDGQYKMICDEPIALLGTDTGVSPAEYILQGLAGCYTVTLASMAASKGITLDSISLNLDFDIDLNGFLGLNPDVRNGAEEIRVDVDLKSESATQEELKDLIEQIPFNSPIHDTLANPVRIKPRLV, encoded by the coding sequence ATGACTGATTTAACTAAGCCTTTCGCTGATATCAATGCAATTCGCGATACTCAAGAAGCGGTTCGTAAGCAGCCAGAATTAGGGAAAGTCACGTTTAAGGTTAGTGGTAAATCAACTGGTGGTCTTTCGTTGCTATCTCAAACCGGGTCATTAATTCAGAATGGCGAAGCAGACAAAAGTAGAGATGGTCAATACAAGATGATTTGTGATGAGCCTATAGCATTACTTGGTACTGATACAGGTGTAAGCCCTGCTGAGTATATTCTACAAGGTTTAGCTGGCTGCTATACGGTAACTCTTGCATCAATGGCGGCGAGTAAAGGTATTACCTTGGATAGTATCAGCCTTAATTTAGATTTCGATATCGATTTAAATGGATTTCTTGGTCTAAATCCTGATGTTCGTAACGGAGCAGAAGAAATAAGAGTTGATGTTGATTTGAAGAGTGAATCGGCAACACAAGAAGAATTAAAAGACCTTATAGAGCAAATTCCATTCAATTCACCAATTCACGATACATTAGCTAACCCCGTACGTATAAAACCGAGATTAGTTTAA
- the lptF gene encoding LPS export ABC transporter permease LptF — translation MIIFRYLLKEVAKTQLAVFLVIMTIFISNKFVRVLDDASEGGIPGHLVMTFIGLKIPDLAGMILPLSFFLGVLLAYGRIYAENEMTVLHACGVSEWYVVRVTLILGFVTAIITGIFTLYLSPMAAEYEYQVKDQIAADSGLSSLIAGRFQTTGNKKAVVFIHEKNRADNTLEKVFVAQLPDQDTPNASVIDSSLVYAATGQVVEEETGSQRLILSAGTRYQNDIKNKEFRQVAFDKYYIQIQDQKVEHKRRKLSAIPTAELYQEQSPEASAESQWRIAFPLVCIIMTLVAVPLSVVNPRQGKFGKMLPALLLFLSYFLLLTAVRSGIEKGSVPQHIGLWPVHFLVLILGFSLLFKGRKSGRLLKAKIAKNKEAT, via the coding sequence GTGATTATATTTCGTTATTTACTCAAAGAAGTTGCTAAAACCCAACTTGCGGTATTTCTTGTCATTATGACAATTTTTATCAGCAACAAATTCGTTCGTGTGCTCGATGACGCTTCTGAAGGGGGAATTCCAGGCCATTTAGTAATGACGTTTATTGGTTTAAAAATCCCTGACCTTGCTGGCATGATTTTACCTTTAAGTTTCTTTCTTGGTGTTTTGCTGGCTTATGGCCGTATTTACGCTGAAAATGAAATGACTGTATTGCATGCCTGTGGTGTCAGCGAATGGTATGTGGTGCGTGTTACGCTGATCTTGGGTTTTGTAACGGCAATCATTACCGGCATATTCACCTTGTACTTATCTCCTATGGCCGCAGAGTATGAATATCAAGTTAAAGATCAAATAGCTGCAGACTCAGGTTTGAGCTCGCTTATTGCTGGACGATTCCAAACTACCGGCAATAAAAAAGCCGTAGTTTTTATTCATGAGAAAAACCGTGCTGATAATACGCTTGAAAAAGTCTTTGTCGCCCAGTTGCCTGATCAAGACACGCCGAATGCGAGTGTGATTGATTCAAGCTTGGTTTATGCTGCCACGGGACAGGTTGTTGAAGAAGAAACGGGCTCTCAACGTTTGATACTTTCAGCCGGCACTCGTTATCAAAATGATATAAAAAACAAAGAGTTTCGCCAAGTCGCTTTTGATAAGTACTATATTCAGATACAAGATCAAAAAGTTGAACATAAACGCCGTAAACTCAGTGCGATACCAACCGCAGAGCTTTATCAAGAACAAAGCCCCGAGGCGAGCGCGGAAAGCCAATGGCGTATCGCCTTTCCATTGGTCTGTATTATTATGACACTCGTGGCCGTTCCCTTGAGTGTGGTCAATCCACGCCAAGGTAAATTCGGTAAAATGTTACCCGCATTATTATTATTTTTAAGTTACTTCTTATTGCTCACAGCTGTTCGCTCGGGCATCGAAAAAGGCTCAGTACCTCAACATATCGGCTTGTGGCCCGTGCATTTTCTGGTCCTTATTTTAGGTTTTAGTTTGTTATTTAAAGGTCGTAAAAGCGGTCGTCTTCTGAAGGCAAAAATAGCAAAAAATAAGGAGGCAACATAA
- a CDS encoding cold-shock protein, with product MSDTVTGKVKFFNESKGFGFIEQENGADVFVHFSAISGDGFRTLTDGQAVTFSVKQGQKGPEAENVVAS from the coding sequence ATGTCTGATACAGTAACTGGTAAAGTAAAATTTTTTAACGAATCTAAAGGATTCGGTTTCATCGAGCAAGAGAACGGCGCTGACGTTTTTGTTCACTTTAGTGCAATCTCTGGTGACGGTTTCCGTACTTTGACTGATGGTCAAGCGGTAACTTTCAGCGTAAAACAAGGCCAAAAAGGTCCTGAAGCTGAAAACGTAGTTGCATCTTAA
- the lptG gene encoding LPS export ABC transporter permease LptG: MRILDMYIGRVIASTTFLTLAVFVSLSGIIKFVEQIRSVGKGNYDIAHAALYVLYAIPQDVSLFFPMSALIGGLIGMGMMASSSELIVMQAAGLSRLDIIKSVMKSALLLIVVSMAVGEWLAPQGEAAARQVRAQAISGGSLISSTGGTWAKDGDYFVHIGEVQDQGSLKNIQIYRFNEQLKLSSWVSASSAVYQKNAWQLRDVIETKISAKEITKESQPVMSWSSTLTPDKLGVVTVKPESLSLRGLSDYLDYLEANKQDKSRYLLAFWRKIAQPFTLAVMLLVALSFIFGPLRSVSMGARIMMGVATGILFFIVNEVLGSLSLVYQLPAIFGAFMPSIIFVSIALYLMNRRAS, encoded by the coding sequence ATGCGCATTTTAGATATGTACATAGGTCGAGTCATTGCCTCTACGACTTTTCTTACGTTAGCTGTGTTTGTTAGCCTAAGTGGTATTATTAAATTTGTTGAACAAATAAGGTCAGTCGGCAAAGGTAATTATGACATTGCCCACGCAGCGCTTTATGTGCTTTATGCTATTCCGCAAGACGTATCGTTATTTTTCCCCATGTCTGCCTTGATCGGTGGCTTAATTGGTATGGGCATGATGGCGAGCAGTAGCGAACTCATTGTAATGCAGGCGGCGGGGCTTTCTCGTCTCGATATTATTAAATCAGTGATGAAGTCAGCCTTGTTATTAATTGTGGTCAGCATGGCGGTGGGTGAATGGTTAGCACCACAAGGTGAAGCTGCTGCTCGACAAGTGCGTGCTCAGGCAATTTCTGGTGGCAGTTTAATTTCATCTACGGGTGGCACTTGGGCAAAAGATGGTGACTACTTTGTTCATATTGGCGAAGTACAAGATCAAGGCTCATTAAAGAACATTCAAATTTATCGTTTCAATGAACAGCTTAAGCTTTCAAGTTGGGTTTCAGCGAGTAGTGCTGTTTATCAGAAAAATGCTTGGCAATTACGCGATGTTATTGAAACTAAGATAAGCGCGAAAGAAATTACCAAAGAAAGTCAGCCGGTTATGTCTTGGAGCTCAACATTGACGCCAGACAAGTTAGGCGTGGTAACTGTTAAGCCAGAATCATTATCACTTCGTGGTTTAAGTGATTACTTAGACTACCTCGAAGCCAATAAACAAGATAAGAGTCGTTATTTACTCGCCTTTTGGCGAAAAATAGCACAGCCGTTCACTTTAGCCGTGATGCTATTGGTGGCGTTATCCTTTATTTTTGGACCATTGCGATCAGTATCTATGGGAGCAAGGATCATGATGGGGGTTGCTACGGGGATATTATTCTTCATTGTTAACGAAGTGCTAGGGTCGTTAAGTTTGGTTTACCAACTCCCTGCTATATTTGGTGCTTTTATGCCGAGTATCATATTTGTCAGTATTGCTTTGTACCTAATGAACCGACGAGCAAGTTAG
- a CDS encoding RDD family protein: protein MSLTSNASFPRAGFRRRMASWLYDALIAIAVYMTAGAASFLIISLLVHFGAFDLQGYEHLSDAITNTYWLLLPNELWKLAWVAFFFIWFWSKSGQTLGMKAWRLKVQNQDGSLMTKTTAIKRLLPTLLGLGNFAVLVDRKNKLSIQDRLTDTEVVLLTLEANRGRL, encoded by the coding sequence ATGTCTCTAACTTCTAATGCTTCGTTTCCTCGTGCAGGTTTTCGTCGTCGTATGGCGTCTTGGCTTTATGACGCTCTAATTGCAATTGCGGTTTATATGACTGCCGGCGCTGCTTCGTTTTTAATCATCTCATTACTGGTGCATTTTGGTGCTTTTGATTTACAGGGCTATGAGCATTTAAGTGACGCCATTACAAATACTTATTGGTTATTGTTACCAAATGAACTTTGGAAGCTAGCTTGGGTAGCATTTTTCTTTATCTGGTTTTGGTCGAAAAGCGGGCAAACCTTAGGTATGAAAGCATGGCGTTTAAAGGTGCAAAATCAAGATGGCAGTTTAATGACTAAAACAACCGCTATAAAGCGCTTATTGCCAACACTATTGGGCTTAGGTAATTTCGCGGTGCTCGTTGATAGAAAAAATAAATTGAGTATTCAAGATCGTTTAACTGACACTGAAGTGGTTTTATTAACGCTTGAAGCAAACCGTGGCAGGCTTTAG
- the drt2 gene encoding antiviral reverse transcriptase Drt2, producing the protein MKFTKPHPWFRSRGYLHFDRPISFDTAKKIVTSPKKVASHSFYPLINYSVETKKIKQDKKTRAIETKLKERPISYSSHVDSHIYGYYANLLSSLYEKELSIRGLSDNVLAFRSLGKSNIEFAHEAFLSISDFGECGVVALDLSKFFDKLDHAILKEQWANLLGATKLSPDHFNVFKSLTKFSIVDKLELYGLLDISSNNPKNGRVRVCEPNDFRNKVRGSGLIKPNVHNYGIPQGSPISALLSNIYMIDFDSKMKAYVEKFNGKYFRYCDDMLFIVPIKERDKVAGDARLAIKDLKVDINVNKTELRTFKMNDDGVLHSEQPLQYLGFLFDGVNIYLRSTSLARYSERMRKGVRLAKATMRKRNHLKLERGDETKSLFKNKLYRKYSHLGSRNFVTYGLRAAKIMNSKTIKSQLKPLWKKLNDEME; encoded by the coding sequence GTGAAATTTACTAAACCACATCCATGGTTTAGATCTCGTGGATATCTCCACTTTGATCGACCAATATCTTTTGATACAGCAAAAAAAATAGTCACTAGCCCAAAGAAAGTTGCAAGCCATTCTTTTTATCCCTTGATTAACTATTCGGTTGAAACGAAAAAAATTAAACAAGATAAAAAGACTAGAGCTATTGAGACCAAGTTAAAAGAACGACCAATATCATATTCTTCACATGTTGATAGTCACATCTATGGCTATTACGCCAACCTATTATCTTCTTTATATGAGAAAGAACTAAGTATTCGAGGCTTAAGTGATAATGTTCTCGCTTTCCGTTCGTTAGGTAAAAGTAATATTGAGTTTGCTCATGAAGCTTTTTTAAGTATTAGTGACTTTGGTGAATGTGGTGTTGTAGCTTTAGACTTGTCCAAATTTTTTGACAAGTTAGATCATGCTATCTTAAAAGAGCAATGGGCTAACCTCCTTGGTGCTACAAAGTTATCACCAGATCATTTTAACGTATTCAAATCATTAACTAAATTTTCCATTGTGGATAAGTTGGAGCTATATGGTTTACTCGATATATCTTCAAATAACCCTAAAAATGGAAGGGTGAGAGTTTGTGAGCCAAATGATTTTAGGAATAAAGTTAGAGGTTCAGGGTTAATAAAGCCGAATGTTCATAATTATGGTATCCCTCAAGGATCGCCTATTAGCGCATTATTATCAAATATCTACATGATAGATTTTGATTCTAAAATGAAAGCGTACGTAGAAAAATTCAACGGTAAATATTTTAGATACTGTGATGATATGCTATTTATTGTACCAATAAAGGAGCGAGATAAGGTCGCTGGTGATGCTCGTTTAGCTATTAAAGATTTGAAAGTAGATATCAATGTAAATAAAACTGAACTTAGAACCTTTAAAATGAATGATGACGGTGTTTTGCATTCTGAACAACCGTTACAGTACCTAGGTTTTTTGTTTGATGGCGTAAATATTTATCTGCGATCAACTTCCTTGGCTAGATATTCAGAAAGAATGCGTAAAGGCGTAAGGCTTGCCAAGGCAACGATGAGAAAAAGGAATCATTTGAAGCTTGAACGAGGGGATGAAACAAAGAGCTTATTTAAAAATAAACTCTATAGAAAATACTCTCATTTAGGTTCAAGGAATTTTGTTACCTATGGCCTTAGAGCTGCAAAAATAATGAATAGCAAAACAATTAAGAGCCAGTTAAAACCTCTTTGGAAAAAATTAAATGACGAAATGGAATAG
- a CDS encoding DNA polymerase III subunit chi — MQTQAMFYSIEEESKVAGVSDEQLHLHYACLQAAYFYRQNQRVFIYTQDQESAHNIDEMLWAFDPDSFVPHNLIGEGPKQGAAVEISWQLPTNRRAVLINLTSDVPNFASQFSHLIDFVPADETLKEQARNRFRTCRQWGFNVAHQVASAPQTIDTTS; from the coding sequence ATGCAAACACAAGCAATGTTCTACAGCATTGAGGAAGAAAGTAAAGTCGCAGGTGTATCTGATGAACAGTTACACCTTCACTATGCGTGTTTGCAGGCGGCTTATTTTTACCGCCAAAATCAGCGGGTATTTATTTATACCCAAGATCAAGAAAGCGCTCATAATATTGATGAAATGTTATGGGCCTTTGATCCCGACAGTTTTGTGCCACACAATCTTATAGGTGAAGGCCCAAAACAAGGTGCTGCTGTCGAAATTAGCTGGCAGCTCCCTACTAACCGCCGTGCGGTTTTAATCAATTTAACTAGTGATGTACCCAACTTTGCTAGCCAATTTTCGCATCTGATAGATTTTGTCCCTGCCGATGAAACACTCAAAGAACAAGCCCGAAATCGTTTTCGAACTTGTCGTCAATGGGGTTTCAATGTAGCTCACCAAGTGGCTAGCGCACCGCAAACTATCGATACAACCAGTTAA
- a CDS encoding valine--tRNA ligase codes for MEKTFTPSDIEQSLYKSWEEQGYFSPTGEGDSYSIAIPPPNVTGSLHMGHAFQQTIMDTLIRYQRMQGKNTLWQTGCDHAGIATQMVVERKIAAEEDKTRHDYGREGFIDKIWEWKEESGGTIGKQMRRLGNSIDWSRERFTMDDGMSEAVQEVFVRLFEDDLIYRGKRLVNWDPKFHTAISDLEVENKDKKGHMWHLRYPLADGAKTADGLDYLVVATTRPETMLGDTGIAVNPEDPRYKDLIGKQVLLPLVNRLIPIVGDDHADMEKGTGCVKITPAHDFNDNEVGKRHQLPQINIFDKDAAVLAAAEVYDTKGEVCDAYSTELPAEFAGMDRFVARKAIVAKFDELGLLVEVKEHDLVAPYGDRSGVIIEPLLTDQWYVRVEKLAGPAVDAVKDGQIEFVPKQYENMYFAWMNNIQDWCISRQLWWGHRIPAWYDENGKVYVGRTEAEVRANNTISDDMKLRQDDDVLDTWFSSALWTFSTLGWPKETEDLKTFHPTDVLVTGFDIIFFWVARMIMMTMHFNKDENGKAQIPFKKVYMTGLIRDENGDKMSKSKGNVVDPLDMIDGISLEDLLQKRTGNMMQPKLAAKIEKLTRKEYPNGIEAHGTDALRFTLTSVATTGRDISWDMKRLEGYRNFTNKLWNASRYVMMNTEEFDCGRSSANEPAGAMEFSLADRWIMGQFQQTVKTVHEAFDSYRFDLASQALYEFTWNQFCDWYLELTKPVLFKGSEAQQRGTRHTLVTVLEALLRLMHPIMPFITETIWQRVVPLTNFEKTGDSIMIQSFPQFDESQCDQTAIGDLEWVKQFIVAIRNIRGEMDIAPSKPLPVLLKNVNADDQRRLSENEQFISALAKLESITVLANDDNGPASATAVVGDLSVLIPMAGLIDKDAELARLDKAIDKLTKDADRVRGKLSNANFVDKAPEAVINKEKAKLAEAESTLAKMVDQKIQIADM; via the coding sequence ATGGAAAAAACATTTACCCCCTCTGACATTGAACAATCCCTGTATAAAAGCTGGGAAGAACAAGGTTACTTTAGCCCGACTGGCGAAGGTGATAGCTACAGTATTGCTATTCCACCACCGAACGTAACAGGTAGTTTGCACATGGGTCATGCTTTTCAGCAGACTATTATGGACACGCTCATTCGTTACCAACGTATGCAAGGTAAAAATACCTTATGGCAAACGGGCTGTGATCACGCGGGTATCGCAACACAAATGGTTGTTGAACGTAAGATTGCCGCTGAAGAAGATAAAACTCGCCACGACTATGGCCGTGAAGGCTTTATCGATAAAATTTGGGAGTGGAAAGAAGAATCTGGCGGTACTATTGGTAAACAAATGCGTCGCCTAGGTAACTCAATCGATTGGAGCCGCGAACGTTTTACGATGGATGACGGTATGTCTGAAGCGGTACAAGAGGTTTTTGTGCGCTTATTTGAAGACGACCTGATTTACCGCGGTAAACGCTTAGTGAATTGGGATCCAAAATTCCACACCGCTATTTCTGATTTAGAAGTAGAAAACAAAGATAAAAAAGGCCACATGTGGCACTTGCGTTACCCACTTGCTGATGGCGCAAAAACGGCTGACGGTCTGGATTATTTAGTCGTAGCAACTACCCGCCCTGAAACTATGCTGGGTGATACTGGTATTGCGGTTAATCCTGAAGACCCACGTTATAAAGATTTAATCGGCAAACAAGTATTATTGCCTTTAGTTAATCGTTTAATTCCAATCGTTGGTGATGATCATGCCGATATGGAAAAAGGCACAGGTTGTGTAAAAATCACCCCTGCGCATGATTTTAACGATAATGAAGTGGGTAAGCGTCATCAACTACCACAAATCAATATTTTTGATAAAGACGCTGCGGTATTAGCAGCCGCCGAAGTTTACGATACTAAAGGTGAAGTGTGCGATGCATACAGCACTGAGTTACCTGCTGAATTTGCTGGCATGGACCGATTTGTTGCCCGTAAAGCAATTGTGGCTAAGTTCGACGAGTTAGGTTTATTAGTTGAAGTAAAAGAACATGATTTAGTCGCGCCTTACGGCGATCGCTCTGGTGTTATTATCGAACCATTATTGACTGACCAATGGTATGTACGTGTTGAAAAATTAGCAGGTCCTGCTGTAGATGCAGTAAAAGACGGCCAAATTGAATTTGTGCCTAAGCAATACGAAAACATGTATTTTGCTTGGATGAACAATATTCAAGATTGGTGTATTTCTCGTCAACTGTGGTGGGGACATCGTATTCCAGCTTGGTACGACGAAAATGGCAAAGTTTATGTTGGCCGTACTGAAGCTGAAGTTCGTGCTAATAACACCATTAGCGACGACATGAAGCTACGCCAAGATGATGACGTACTTGATACTTGGTTCTCATCTGCACTTTGGACATTCTCAACTTTAGGATGGCCAAAAGAAACTGAAGATTTAAAAACCTTTCATCCAACGGATGTACTGGTAACAGGTTTTGACATTATCTTCTTCTGGGTTGCTCGTATGATCATGATGACCATGCATTTCAACAAAGATGAAAATGGCAAAGCGCAAATACCGTTTAAGAAAGTCTATATGACCGGTCTTATTCGCGATGAAAATGGCGATAAAATGAGTAAGTCAAAAGGCAATGTTGTTGATCCATTAGATATGATTGACGGTATTTCTCTTGAAGACTTATTACAAAAACGTACCGGTAACATGATGCAGCCTAAATTGGCCGCTAAAATTGAAAAGCTGACCAGAAAAGAATATCCAAACGGTATTGAAGCACATGGTACTGATGCCTTGCGTTTTACGTTAACGTCAGTAGCAACGACCGGTCGTGATATCAGCTGGGATATGAAACGTCTTGAAGGCTACCGTAATTTTACTAATAAATTATGGAATGCCAGTCGTTACGTGATGATGAACACTGAAGAATTTGACTGTGGTCGCTCTTCAGCAAATGAACCTGCGGGTGCAATGGAGTTCTCATTGGCTGATCGTTGGATTATGGGGCAATTTCAACAAACGGTTAAAACGGTTCATGAAGCATTTGACTCTTATCGTTTTGATCTGGCTTCACAAGCATTGTACGAGTTTACTTGGAACCAATTCTGTGACTGGTATTTAGAGTTAACTAAACCGGTACTATTTAAAGGCAGTGAAGCACAACAGCGCGGAACACGTCATACCTTAGTGACAGTTTTAGAAGCTTTATTACGTTTAATGCACCCTATCATGCCGTTTATCACTGAAACCATTTGGCAACGCGTCGTACCTTTGACTAACTTTGAAAAAACTGGCGATAGCATTATGATCCAAAGCTTCCCGCAGTTTGACGAAAGTCAGTGTGACCAAACCGCTATTGGTGATTTAGAATGGGTTAAACAGTTCATTGTTGCTATTCGTAACATTCGAGGCGAAATGGATATTGCTCCTAGCAAACCATTACCTGTACTTTTGAAAAATGTTAATGCTGACGATCAACGTCGCTTATCTGAAAATGAGCAATTTATTAGTGCCCTAGCTAAGCTTGAAAGTATTACGGTGCTAGCTAATGATGATAATGGCCCCGCTTCTGCAACCGCAGTAGTTGGTGATTTATCAGTATTAATACCGATGGCAGGCTTAATCGATAAAGACGCAGAATTAGCGCGTTTAGATAAAGCGATTGATAAGTTAACAAAAGACGCTGATCGTGTACGCGGCAAGCTTAGTAATGCAAACTTTGTTGATAAAGCACCGGAAGCGGTTATTAATAAAGAGAAAGCAAAATTAGCTGAAGCCGAGTCTACCTTAGCTAAAATGGTTGACCAGAAAATACAAATAGCAGACATGTAA
- a CDS encoding PatB family C-S lyase — MEYDFQKIIDRKGTNALNSDGYRKYLFGESETLPENDHIDNLIPMWVADMNFAVAPEILDSIKERLDHGILGYTQIFDNAYYDSFTHWVSSQYKWDVNIEHIVTSNGIIPALYDLVRLLSKPDEKILFLTPSYGFFKKAAEYSDREYIASDLINTNGNYSIDFDDIREKCARDDVSMCILCNPHNPTGRAWTESELKEFGTICIENNVLIISDDIHCDLTRKNVKYTPLAKLFPNSDKVITCMAPSKTFNLAGLMMSNLVIPSDSIRKLWNADHLPFVNPLSACAVEAAYTHGHEWLDQLTEHLDANFAYLYSYLMENLPLAKFTIPESTYLAWIDISEYFDENENLTKFFIEKAGVIVEGGEMFVSKNNGFIRLNLAHPKHTVVQGISKISEAIKKYKL, encoded by the coding sequence ATGGAATATGATTTTCAAAAGATTATCGATAGAAAAGGAACCAATGCATTAAATAGCGATGGATATAGAAAATATCTATTTGGCGAAAGTGAAACTCTTCCTGAAAACGACCATATAGACAACTTAATTCCGATGTGGGTTGCTGATATGAATTTTGCTGTGGCACCTGAAATTCTTGATTCAATTAAGGAACGACTTGATCACGGTATTTTGGGGTACACTCAAATATTTGATAATGCTTATTATGACTCATTCACTCATTGGGTTTCATCTCAATATAAGTGGGATGTCAATATTGAACATATCGTCACATCAAATGGCATTATTCCTGCCCTCTATGACCTCGTTCGCTTATTGAGCAAACCAGATGAAAAAATACTGTTCTTGACCCCATCATATGGATTCTTTAAAAAAGCGGCTGAATACAGTGATCGCGAATACATTGCTTCCGACTTGATCAACACTAACGGTAACTACAGCATCGATTTTGATGATATTCGAGAAAAGTGCGCGAGAGATGATGTCTCAATGTGCATTTTATGTAATCCACATAATCCTACAGGCCGAGCATGGACGGAATCGGAACTAAAAGAGTTTGGTACTATATGTATTGAAAATAATGTATTGATCATTTCAGACGATATTCACTGTGACCTTACGCGTAAAAACGTAAAATATACCCCTCTCGCTAAATTATTTCCAAATTCAGATAAAGTCATTACTTGTATGGCCCCAAGCAAAACCTTTAACCTTGCTGGCTTAATGATGTCAAATTTAGTCATCCCTAGCGATTCAATTCGAAAGTTATGGAATGCAGATCACTTACCATTTGTGAATCCATTGAGTGCTTGTGCTGTTGAGGCTGCTTATACTCATGGTCATGAATGGCTGGATCAATTAACTGAACATTTAGACGCTAATTTTGCCTATTTGTATTCATATTTAATGGAAAATTTACCGTTAGCTAAGTTTACTATTCCTGAATCTACTTATTTAGCATGGATCGACATATCTGAATATTTCGATGAAAATGAAAATCTTACAAAGTTCTTCATTGAGAAAGCTGGAGTTATAGTTGAAGGAGGGGAAATGTTTGTATCTAAAAATAATGGGTTTATTAGATTGAATTTAGCACACCCGAAACATACTGTAGTACAAGGGATTTCAAAGATTTCTGAAGCCATTAAAAAATATAAATTGTAA